From Micromonospora echinospora:
TCCGCTTGAGGTTCTCGCTGACCCCGAACCGGTCCGGGAACGCCTCGTGCAGGGTGCCGCCGACGTGGTACGCCACGGCCGGCCCGACGAGCTGCAGCAGCGCCAGCGGACGCATCGGCAGGCCCAGCGGGTCCAACGCGCTGTTCGCCACGTCCAGCGGGGTGCCCTGGTCGACGGCCGCGAACACGGTGCCGAGGAAGCGGGTCAGCAGCCGGTTCACCACGAACGCCGGGGCGTCCTTCACCAGTACCGACGACTTCTTCAGCTGCTTGCCGACAGCGAACGCGGTGGCGAGCGTGGCGTCGTCGGTCCGCTCGCCGCGGACGATCTCCAGCAGCGGCAGCACGGCGACCGGGTTGAAGAAGTGGAAGCCGACCACCCGCTCCGGGTGCTCCAGCTCGGCGGCCATCTCGGTGATGGACAGCGAGCTGGTGTTGGTGGCGAGCACCGTCTCCGGCTTGACGATCTTCTCCAGCTCGGCCCAGACCTGCTTCTTGACGCCCAGGTCCTCGAACACGGCCTCGATGACGAAGTCGGCGTCGGCGAAGACGGACTTGTCGACCGAGCCGCTGACCAGGCCGTACAGCTTGGCGGCGGTGCCCTTGTCCATCCGGCCCTTGCTGACGGCCTTCTCGATCTGGGTGTGCACGTAGCCGACGCCCTTGTCCACCCGGGACTGGTCCAGGTCGGTCATCACGACCGGCACCTGGAGCCGCCGGGCGAACAGCAGCGCGAGCTGGCTGGCCATCAGGCCGGCGCCGACGATGCCCACCTTGGTGACCGGCCGGGCCAGGCCCTTGTCCGGCGCGCCGGCCGGGCGCTTGGCCCGCCGCTGCACCAGGTCGAACGCGTACAGGCCGCTGCGCAGCTCCTCGGAGAAGACCAGGTCCGCGAGGGCCTCGTCCTCCGCCGCGGTGCCGGTGGCGAAGTCGGCGTCCTTCGCCGTCTCCAGCAGATCCAGCGCCTTGTACGCGGACGGAACCGCGCCGTGCAGCCGCTGGTCCAGGGTCTGCCGGGCGAAGTAGAGCACGCCCGCCCACATGTCCTTGTCGACCTCGGGACGGGTCACTGTGACCTCACCCCGGACCACGCCGGCGGCCCACTCCAGCGACCGCTCCAGGAAGTCGGCCGGCTCCAGCAGCACGTCCGCGATGCCCATCTCGGCAGCCTGCTTCGGCTTGAGCATCTTGTTCTGCATCAGCGGGTTCTGAATGATCACCTGGGTGGCGGCCGGGATGCCGATCAGGTTCGGCAGCAGCTGCGTACCGCCCCAGCCGGGGATCAGGCCGAGCGAGACCTCGGGCAGCGCCAGGGCCGCCGCGCCCGCCGACAGCGTCCGGTAGTGGCAGTGCAGCGCCAGCTCCAGGCCGCCGCCCATCGCCGCGCCGTTGACGAACGCGAACGTGGGGACGGCGCTGTCCTTGAGCCGGGCGAAGACCCGGTGGCCGAGCCGCCCGATCTCCAGCGCCTGCTCCCGGTTCTCCAGCGCGGGCAGGCTGGTGATGTCCGCGCCCACGCAGAAGATGTACGGCTTGCCGGTGACCGCGATGAACGCCGGCTCCGCCGCGAGCGCGGCGGTGATCGCCTCGTCCAGGCTGGTCAGACCGCCCGGGCCGAAGCTGTTCGGCTTGGTGTGGTCGAAGCCGTTGTCCAGCGTGATGAGGGCGGCGGGCCGGTCCAGCCCG
This genomic window contains:
- a CDS encoding 3-hydroxyacyl-CoA dehydrogenase NAD-binding domain-containing protein; this translates as MSALAAPNEVVTKALLRQVAVPGLDRPAALITLDNGFDHTKPNSFGPGGLTSLDEAITAALAAEPAFIAVTGKPYIFCVGADITSLPALENREQALEIGRLGHRVFARLKDSAVPTFAFVNGAAMGGGLELALHCHYRTLSAGAAALALPEVSLGLIPGWGGTQLLPNLIGIPAATQVIIQNPLMQNKMLKPKQAAEMGIADVLLEPADFLERSLEWAAGVVRGEVTVTRPEVDKDMWAGVLYFARQTLDQRLHGAVPSAYKALDLLETAKDADFATGTAAEDEALADLVFSEELRSGLYAFDLVQRRAKRPAGAPDKGLARPVTKVGIVGAGLMASQLALLFARRLQVPVVMTDLDQSRVDKGVGYVHTQIEKAVSKGRMDKGTAAKLYGLVSGSVDKSVFADADFVIEAVFEDLGVKKQVWAELEKIVKPETVLATNTSSLSITEMAAELEHPERVVGFHFFNPVAVLPLLEIVRGERTDDATLATAFAVGKQLKKSSVLVKDAPAFVVNRLLTRFLGTVFAAVDQGTPLDVANSALDPLGLPMRPLALLQLVGPAVAYHVGGTLHEAFPDRFGVSENLKRIADSGQPIVVDDQINDEVAKLLVVGDEPLTGEQVRQNALDALAQEIRLMLDEGVVAEAQDIDLCMILGAGWPFHLGGVTPYLDRTGTSERVTGKRFLPRGVASLR